From Panicum hallii strain FIL2 chromosome 2, PHallii_v3.1, whole genome shotgun sequence, a single genomic window includes:
- the LOC112880739 gene encoding histone-lysine N-methyltransferase family member SUVH2-like: protein MEVEESSPSSSSLSSPAGSSDSIDLNFLPFLKREPKSEPASPERGPLPLPAPPAQTPQQQHAAAAAAPAASAAPPPATPDMSSAPVMTPLQALPPNPDEDALLREYYRLASLYLSSAGTGAIVSAPAPGAAAPAVVQPGSGSVVKKRRPRSSELVRVSSLGVRDQIYFRDLVRRARITFECLRGLLLRDDERAESLGLGGVAGYGGGGDRRRVRADLRAAALMADQDLWLNRDRRIVGSMPGISVGDAFFFRMELCVLGLHGQVQAGIDYVSAGRSASGEPIATSIIVSGGYEDDDDRGEVLVYTGHGGRDPNLHKQCVDQKLEGGNLALERSMAYGIEIRVIRAVKSRRGPVGKVYFYDGLYKVVDYWLDRGKSGFGVYKYKMLRIEGQEPMGTVNYRIAEQLKVDVFAVRPTGYLSFDISMGRELLPVALYNDVDDDRDPLLFEYLARPIFPTSAVQGKFAEGGGGCDCSENCSIGCNCAGRNGGEFAYDKTGVLLRGKPLVYECGPHCRCPPSCPNRVSQKGLQHRLEVFRSRETGWGVRSLDLIKAGTFICEFSGIVLTQQQSEIVAANGDCLVRPNRFPPRWLDWGDISDVNPEYVAPDYPALPELNFAIDVSRARNVACYFSHSCSPNVFVQFVLFDHYNASYPHLMIFAMENIPPLRELSIDYGMVDEWVGKLTM from the coding sequence ATGGAGGTGGAGGAATCCTCGCCGTCGTCATCGTCGCTGTCGTCTCCGGCAGGGTCATCCGACTCCATCGACCTCAACTTCCTGCCGTTCCTCAAGAGGGAGCCCAAGTCGGAGCCGGCGTCACCGGAGCGCGGGCCCCTCCCACTGCCGGCGCCCCCGGCCCAGACGCCACAGCAGCagcatgcggcggcggcggcggctcctgcGGCCTCGGCGGCTCCGCCTCCGGCGACGCCCGACATGTCGTCCGCGCCGGTGATGACGCCGCTGCAGGCGCTGCCGCCGAACCCCGACGAGGACGCGCTCCTCCGGGAGTACTACCGCCTCGCGAGCCTCTACCTCTCGTCGGCGGGGACAGGGGCGATCGtctcggcgccggcgccgggggctGCCGCGCCCGCGGTGGTGCAGCCCGGGTCCGGGTCCGTCGTGAAGAAGCGCCGGCCGCGGTCGTCGGAGCTCGTGCGGGTCTCCTCGCTCGGCGTGCGGGACCAGATCTACTTCCGCGACCTCGTGCGGCGGGCGCGCATCACCTTCGAGTGCCTCCGCGGGCTGCTGCTCAGGGATGACGAGCGCGCGGAGTCGCTAGGCCTCGGGGGCGTCGCCgggtacggcggcggcggggaccggCGCCGCGTCCGCGCGGACCTGCGCGCCGCGGCGCTCATGGCGGACCAAGACCTCTGGCTCAACCGCGACCGTCGCATCGTGGGGTCGATGCCCGGGATCTCGGTGGGTGATGCATTCTTCTTCCGCATGGAGCTCTGCGTCCTTGGCCTCCATGGCCAGGTGCAGGCTGGAATTGACTACGTCAGTGCAGGGCGATCTGCCTCCGGGGAGCCTATAGCCACATCTATAATCGTGTCTGGTGGGTATGAGGATGATGATGACCGCGGCGAGGTACTTGTGTACACCGGCCATGGCGGCCGTGATCCCAATCTTCATAAGCAGTGTGTAGATCAGAAGTTGGAGGGCGGCAATCTTGCCCTTGAGCGCAGCATGGCTTATGGTATTGAGATCCGTGTAATTCGGGCTGTCAAATCAAGACGCGGCCCTGTCGGCAAGGTATATTTCTATGATGGCCTCTACAAGGTTGTGGACTACTGGCTTGACCGTGGAAAATCTGGGTTTGGTGTTTATAAGTATAAAATGCTGCGAATTGAGGGGCAAGAACCCATGGGTACTGTGAATTATCGAATAGCTGAACAGCTCAAGGTGGATGTGTTTGCTGTAAGGCCAACAGGGTATTTGAGCTTTGATATCTCCATGGGCCGAGAGCTCTTGCCAGTTGCACTATATAATGATGTCGATGATGATCGTGACCCACTCTTATTCGAGTACCTTGCACGGCCAATATTTCCTACCTCTGCTGTCCAAGGGAAGTTTGCTGAGGGAGGTGGTGGGTGTGATTGCAGTGAGAATTGCTCAATTGGATGTAACTGTGCAGGGAGGAATGGAGGTGAGTTTGCATATGACAAGACTGGAGTCCTGCTACGAGGCAAACCTCTGGTATATGAGTGTGGGCCACACTGCAGGTGCCCTCCTAGTTGCCCCAACAGGGTTAGTCAGAAGGGGCTTCAGCATAGGCTTGAGGTGTTCCGATCAAGGGAGACTGGGTGGGGAGTTCGGTCTTTGGATCTTATTAAGGCAGGGACATTCATTTGTGAATTCAGCGGGATTGTCCTTACTCAGCAGCAGTCAGAGATTGTGGCTGCGAATGGCGATTGCTTGGTGCGTCCGAATAGGTTCCCTCCAAGATGGTTGGATTGGGGTGATATTTCTGATGTGAATCCTGAGTATGTGGCACCAGACTATCCTGCTCTTCCTGAGTTAAACTTTGCAATTGACGTGTCGAGGGCAAGGAATGTGGCATGTTATTTCAGCCACAGTTGCAGTCCAAACGTGTTTGTCCAGTTTGTGCTGTTTGATCATTACAATGCGTCTTACCCCCACCTCATGATCTTTGCCATGGAGAACATTCCACCATTGAGGGAGCTAAGCATTGACTATGGAATGGTTGATGAATGGGTCGGAAAGTTAACCATGTAG